A genome region from Pseudanabaena sp. Chao 1811 includes the following:
- a CDS encoding iron uptake porin: MAKVWSQQVQISLVGAIAISAIGMSARASAQSQQLNSVATQDVIGQNVTSVSQLSDVRPTDWAFTALQSLVERYGCIAGYPDRTFRGKQATSRYEFAAGLNACLDKINEIISAGLADKVSKEDLATLRKLQEEFAAELATLRGRVDALDAKVAKLEAQQFSTTTKLDGQAIVSVTASGSGTDNLLTANGTLTGNSGKANTTVINRVRLNLNTSFTGEDLLLTRLEAGNGGASIANSLDAAGDIFRGFSGFKNSSVADYSEVGNNFVLGRLRYDFPIGKDIRASVGPIIALNDHLDKNSFANDESVDFSTRLFINNPLILPVNDGAGAAIAWNINGGAFSLRAGYVAANASSPTVNAGAPNGTINQGLLGDSYQGTFELEFAPKNGEDEKPFAVRLQYTRASVNNLDYNTGGVNLEWAFNKAIAIFGRYGFGNISNRGTAIATALPTYINAGASGDSLSPQTWSAGFAFPDLFKEGAMAAIAVGQPLIESTVGNATQTNVELFYRFPVSTNISITPDLQFIFNPNNNSGNSTITVGTLRTVFTF; encoded by the coding sequence GTGGCTAAGGTTTGGTCTCAACAAGTACAAATATCTCTGGTTGGCGCGATCGCTATTTCCGCGATCGGTATGAGTGCGCGTGCATCTGCTCAATCGCAACAGTTGAACTCAGTCGCAACTCAAGATGTAATCGGGCAAAATGTCACATCGGTCTCTCAACTTAGCGATGTCCGCCCCACCGATTGGGCTTTTACCGCTTTGCAATCCCTAGTGGAGCGCTATGGCTGCATCGCAGGATATCCCGATCGCACATTTCGCGGGAAACAAGCGACCAGCCGTTATGAATTTGCCGCAGGTTTGAATGCTTGTTTAGACAAAATTAATGAAATTATTTCCGCAGGGTTAGCTGACAAAGTTAGCAAAGAAGACCTAGCCACATTGCGAAAACTACAAGAGGAATTTGCCGCAGAGTTGGCAACCTTGCGCGGGCGTGTCGATGCCCTAGATGCTAAAGTTGCTAAACTTGAAGCACAGCAATTCTCCACTACAACTAAACTTGATGGTCAGGCGATCGTTTCAGTTACAGCAAGCGGCTCTGGAACAGATAACCTATTAACGGCAAATGGAACTTTAACGGGGAATTCGGGTAAAGCGAATACAACTGTAATTAATCGTGTGCGCTTGAATTTGAATACCAGCTTTACAGGCGAAGATTTGTTGCTCACCCGCTTAGAAGCAGGTAATGGTGGTGCGAGTATTGCAAATTCCCTTGATGCGGCTGGTGATATTTTTCGAGGTTTTTCAGGATTTAAGAATAGCTCCGTTGCCGACTACAGTGAGGTTGGCAATAATTTTGTACTAGGACGTTTGCGCTATGATTTTCCCATTGGCAAGGATATTAGAGCATCTGTAGGGCCAATCATTGCTTTAAATGATCATCTTGATAAAAATAGTTTTGCTAATGATGAATCCGTTGATTTTTCAACCCGTTTATTCATCAACAACCCGCTAATTTTGCCTGTAAACGATGGGGCTGGTGCGGCGATCGCATGGAATATCAACGGTGGTGCTTTTAGCTTGAGAGCAGGATATGTGGCGGCGAATGCTAGTAGTCCAACTGTGAATGCTGGCGCTCCTAATGGAACAATTAACCAAGGCTTATTGGGAGACTCCTACCAAGGTACGTTTGAGTTAGAGTTTGCACCCAAAAATGGCGAGGATGAAAAGCCTTTTGCGGTACGGTTGCAATATACCCGCGCATCGGTCAATAATCTCGATTACAACACTGGTGGCGTGAACCTAGAGTGGGCATTTAATAAAGCGATCGCTATTTTTGGTCGCTACGGATTTGGCAATATCAGCAATCGTGGTACAGCGATCGCCACAGCACTACCGACCTATATCAACGCTGGGGCATCGGGTGATTCGCTCAGTCCGCAAACATGGTCGGCTGGGTTTGCTTTTCCTGATTTATTTAAAGAAGGAGCAATGGCTGCGATCGCCGTGGGTCAGCCTTTAATTGAGAGTACAGTTGGCAATGCCACACAGACCAATGTGGAGTTGTTCTATCGCTTTCCAGTCTCCACCAATATCAGCATTACTCCTGATTTGCAGTTCATCTTTAATCCCAATAACAACAGTGGCAATAGCACCATCACCGTCGGTACATTGAGAACTGTATTTACCTTCTAA
- a CDS encoding SH3 domain-containing protein — protein MIRNFGLVLTIGLTSIGLFPALGYAKPNLDLPKSEIVIKQDVDNNGQPDLIISSYFIRPVWIPKYDSTNTCHKVSGKFVRYTLFANGEKTGKVIFEKSYGSSVASYWVHRLTLDRDIDGDGQKELLFYMGDDTSQEITYLFLKPDGTKAVNLGVTDLPGAQLNKMLDLQLFRGAVFAKWDKSAKLWRSQNRQYGWVLGDCVAIRELPDAQSKIVTMISRNELLSVVQSSSNNDWIQVQFAYSKKGWINAKNFSFTSPTSTIRFVNP, from the coding sequence ATGATTAGAAATTTTGGACTTGTATTAACCATTGGGTTAACATCTATCGGCTTATTTCCTGCTTTGGGATATGCCAAGCCAAATCTAGATTTGCCAAAATCTGAAATTGTAATTAAACAGGATGTCGATAATAATGGACAGCCTGACCTGATTATTTCTAGTTATTTCATTCGCCCCGTTTGGATTCCCAAATATGATTCCACAAATACTTGCCATAAGGTGTCTGGCAAATTTGTGAGATACACTCTATTTGCCAATGGAGAAAAGACGGGTAAGGTCATTTTCGAGAAATCCTATGGAAGCAGTGTGGCAAGCTATTGGGTACATCGATTAACATTGGATCGTGATATCGATGGTGATGGACAGAAAGAGTTATTGTTCTATATGGGAGACGATACGAGTCAAGAGATAACTTATCTCTTTCTCAAACCAGATGGAACAAAAGCTGTTAATTTGGGAGTTACAGATTTACCAGGGGCTCAGCTTAACAAAATGCTAGACTTACAGCTTTTTAGAGGGGCTGTGTTTGCAAAGTGGGATAAATCCGCAAAGTTATGGAGGAGTCAAAATAGACAATATGGTTGGGTATTAGGGGATTGTGTAGCAATTAGAGAACTCCCAGATGCTCAATCTAAGATTGTCACCATGATATCGAGGAATGAGCTTCTTTCTGTTGTTCAATCTTCAAGTAATAATGATTGGATTCAGGTGCAATTTGCCTATAGCAAGAAAGGATGGATCAACGCCAAGAACTTTAGTTTTACTTCGCCTACAAGTACGATTCGCTTTGTGAATCCATAG
- a CDS encoding orange carotenoid-binding protein, whose protein sequence is MTYTVSTARNIFPNTLAADVVPATTARFNQLSTEDQLAWIWFTYLEMGKTVTIAAPGSASMQLAELTLNEIKKMSFQQQTQVMCDLANRADTPICRTYAIWSQNIKLGFWYQLGKWMEEGIVAPIPEGYKLSANASAVLATLISLEPGQQITILRNSVVDMGYDPNKLDGATRITEPVLPPKELSKRTQVKIEGIDNPTVLSYMDNLNANDFDALISLFVTDGALQPPFQKPIVGKEAIMRFFTEECQNLVLVPERGVSEAADGGYTQIKITGKVQTPWFGSGVGMNISWRFLLDPSNKIFFVAIDLLASPKELLNLIR, encoded by the coding sequence ATGACATATACCGTTTCCACTGCAAGAAATATTTTCCCTAATACCTTGGCTGCTGACGTTGTACCAGCAACCACAGCAAGATTCAATCAACTTAGTACCGAAGATCAACTCGCTTGGATTTGGTTTACATACCTTGAGATGGGTAAAACTGTAACAATCGCGGCTCCGGGATCAGCAAGTATGCAGCTAGCTGAGTTGACCTTAAATGAAATCAAGAAAATGAGTTTTCAGCAACAAACTCAGGTCATGTGTGACCTAGCGAATCGTGCTGATACTCCTATTTGTCGCACCTACGCGATCTGGTCTCAAAATATCAAGCTAGGTTTTTGGTATCAACTTGGCAAATGGATGGAAGAAGGAATTGTTGCTCCTATTCCTGAAGGATACAAGCTTTCTGCTAATGCTTCTGCGGTTCTTGCCACATTAATTAGTTTAGAACCCGGTCAACAAATTACGATTCTCCGTAATTCAGTTGTAGATATGGGTTATGACCCTAACAAACTGGATGGAGCAACACGCATTACTGAGCCAGTATTGCCTCCTAAAGAATTATCAAAACGTACTCAAGTTAAGATCGAAGGAATTGACAATCCCACAGTATTGTCTTACATGGATAACTTGAATGCCAATGACTTTGATGCTTTGATCTCGCTATTCGTGACCGATGGTGCTTTGCAACCTCCCTTCCAAAAACCAATTGTTGGTAAGGAAGCGATTATGCGCTTCTTTACAGAAGAATGTCAAAATCTTGTGCTTGTTCCAGAAAGAGGTGTTTCTGAAGCCGCAGATGGTGGCTACACCCAAATTAAAATCACTGGAAAAGTGCAAACACCTTGGTTTGGCTCTGGTGTAGGTATGAATATCTCTTGGCGCTTTTTGCTTGACCCTAGCAATAAGATTTTCTTCGTAGCGATCGATTTACTCGCTTCTCCGAAAGAGTTATTGAACTTGATTCGTTAA